Genomic DNA from Maylandia zebra isolate NMK-2024a linkage group LG17, Mzebra_GT3a, whole genome shotgun sequence:
GGGTTGCCATCTTTTTGGGCACTTAAATTGCCACAGAGATTGTCAGATACAATCCTGTCTCACAGACAAATTTAAGTTGTGGAAACATATCAAGGACAACTGACAGAGCCAGTATGAACCATAAAAATGTCTGTATTGTAAAAATGTCTCTAAAGATGATACTTCAACcatttatttttgaataaatcattaaaatacCCTCAAATTTGTTTTGGGAGTATTTTAACTTGCTTTGTCATTGTGGAGTGGTGTATGGAGACAACACAAGCAATCCAAAGTTGAAAGGGTGCACTGCTTCATGCTTGAAAAAGCATCAATTTCTTTGTAAGGTCACTATTTTGAATAAGTTTCAAAATGTCTTGTAAAACAGTGCACTAATTGAAATCGTATAAATGTAAAAACCTCACAAGCTGAAGCCAGGTGGAGCCATTCAACTCCACAACTGCACAGCATGATTGCAGTTTGCAAAGCAGAACAACTGGTAGAGAAATTTAACTGAGGTCTTGTGTGACATCAGTTTTAATctgctctgcttctttttctccaGGGACCAGACAGAGGAAAGGGCTACTGTGATGGGACCTATGGGGGTGAAAGATATTTCAAGTGTGACAAAAACTGTGGCGTTTTTACCCCATTCAACAGAGTCAGCTCTTTATTACCCCCTGTCCATAAGCCATCCCTACAGTCAGAAAGGCTAGAGTTGGGAGACAGAGTTACTTGCTTCATCGATGATAAATTTCGCTATGGAATGGTGCTGGATTTACTGGAAATAGGTGGACAATGTTTCGTTCAGATTTCCACGGTAAGTAatattccattttttttaattccaaaaTCATATCAAATGTAATTTTGTGCCATAAATCCACAAAGCTTATTCTACAAAATCAgatttttatgttttcaaagaaataataacaaataatagGGACTAAATAATTACCTGTTTAAATTGTAAGCAAACTCTTTGTTATGAAACACACCTGAGATTTACAGCATCATCATTTCATCTAGTAAAAGTAATCACTTAATTAGATTTCTGTTGACAATTTAGAGGAGCTAAAGCATTTACCTTTCCATCCTGGCATCAGCAGCTGTGTGTCTGAACATAAACCAGCATGAGCTACATGTATATGACTTTACTGCTTCAGTTGTGCCATACAGTATGATGTACTACTGGATTggtggattttgttttgtttacagatCTCGCTGTAAAATGGGTCTAACTGGCTGAAACCCAGCTTCACATTCTGTGCAGGTCACTCGACTgacagctgctctgtgtgtgaaAATGACTTTTATAAAATAATGCCTTATTTTTATAatggttaataaaaaaaaaaaatcacatttaggATATTCACTCTACAAAATACATCCATGTGGCAGAACACAAATACAAAGACCACAGTCTTAAGTTACATTCATCAGACTGACTAGTGTTTACtaaatgctaatgctaacatTGTCATAGCTAGATTCATAATAGCTTAATGTTTGATCGGAGATGGGGATTCAGAACTCACTGGAGTGAGTAATTTAAATCATGCCATTGTCCCAGAATGGTCCTGTAAAAGTCTGGATCTGAATCCAATTGAAAATAGCAGTGCACTGATAATTATCCTGTCTGATGATATTCTGTCATTTACGTGCTCCTGCTTTTCTTTGAGTTTACAGTTACAACCAAACTTTGTTAAGACTCTCTAAAACTGCTTCAGCAGTAGTAGTGGAGTATAGGACAGTAATATTTCCTTTGTCTGTTGGTGTTTTCAGGACAAAGATGAATCTGGGAAGACGGGGGGTGAAGTTAGAGTTCCATTAGAAGCGGTTATCAAAGGAGAGCTGATTGCAGGTTTGAGGtctttttacatttgtttgtttgttttacatttgcATCATGCCTCAGCCAAACACATTTTTCAttgcagagggagagagcatgGATGTCGACACACCCCCAGAAGCTGATACAGATTATCTCTATATGGGTCTGAGTTTGAACTCTATGGTAGAAGTGACTCTGGGTGAAGGCAACACATATGGAATTATTCGCTGGATAGGCAAGCTGCCTGATCGAAGTGAAACTATGGTTGGCTTGGAACTGGTAAGTCTTTACTCATCatcatttaaaactgttttgcatatttatgtTTTAGTTTGCGTTTAATGTTGGGTTAAATTTCAGACATTGGTATAATCAGTCTGTATTCTGATCTGCAGGATGAGAACAAAGGAGTGAGTGATGGTACTTTTAAAGGTCAGCGTTATTTCAAATGTCCTGTGAAGAGAGCCCTGTTTGTGAAGCTGAGCTCATGCCGGCCTGACTCACGCTTTCAGAGCACATCATCCAATCACAATGAGAAAATGCAGCCTGAGGACACTGGTTAGTACAGGATGGACAAACCTACACTCTATGGAAAAATGTATTAGGCCACACCTCTTAAGCTTAATCCTTTGAATTCAAGAGGCCACAGGTATATAAGACTCGAGCACCTAGCCACGCAGTCCGTTTttccaaacatttgtgaaataaTTTGTTGGTCTAAAGCTCTCACTGAACTTGAGTGTAGTACTGTAATAGGATGCCACCACTCCAGCAAGTTTGTGAACTTCTTCCTCTCTCAGATGTTCCATGATCTACTAGAAGTGTTATTGTTGCAAAGAGCATGTGTTTAGGAACCACAGCAATGAAGTGGCTCTGTTGTTTCAAAGTTcttctggcattaacatcagcacaaaaactgtgccaGGAGCTCCACAGCTGAGCTCCTGTAGATGTAATTAGTGTCCCGGTGCTTTCTTCAATGTAGTTTACATCCAACTGGCCGTGAGTGACCCCTTGTTCACAAAGGATTATTTTATactgaaaacagcaaaaaacaaaacaaaacaaactacatTTTGGTTGAGTTTGAACTTTTCTGGCAGCAGAGGGAGAATTAATTTGCAAAAATTAAGCTttgtttccttttacttacttgaAACATGCATTTCTATTTTGTCTTTCTCTAtacttgtctttttttaatataaagtaTCAGTAGTGTTTACTGTTTGTATTTTTGAAGCATTTTTAGCAGCAGCATCAAATGCAGTGCTCCAGTTGCACATTTGTCCAACAGCTGACTGTAGCATACACTTTACAACAGCCATTTGGACATCTATATCTGTTATCTGTTTATATACATAACCACATAtttgctgtttatgttttgatttaGTGGATCAAACAGACCACAGTACAGCTGAGTTGCAGACTGTTCCGCCTATGAGCACAGAGCAGGTTAAGCAGCTTCTGACTGGACGAATGAAGGGGATTCAAGGACACTGTAACTCTTGCTACATGGACGCTGCCCTCTTCAGGTCAGCATAATAAATTATTATCCTGtggttttacagttttaaataaTGCACAGCTTCCCCAACAAACGAATTTACCTGTAATGGCTTTTAGCTAACTAGCTAGCTAGCGTTGACATCATCATCAGTGCAGATGCCTTGTCCTGCTTCTACTGGTTAGAAATTGTTTGATGGTGTCTCCATTTCTACTATATTGTTGGTATACCAGCTACTGCAATTGAATGCTGTACTGTACATTCAATGTGTGGGTACAGAGATGAAACCAGTTGTGCATTTAACATAgcaaaaaactgcattttcaaaGCATACTGAAAGGATTCCAGTCTgactttttattatatttttaaaaatccataatGTTAGGGAATGTACAGTTCTTTATGTTAACTtagtttctttctttgctttcagtttgttttcctgctcttCCGTGTTGGACTCCATGTTGTTCAAATCAACAACACCTCAAGATGCCCCAATTCAGAGAACACTGCTCAATGACATAGTCAACCCCCTCCGCAGGTCTGTGTTTTGATCAAATCATCACATggattgcattttatttttgctgttatgAAAGTTCTGTGTGTGCCGTTTGCAGTAACGGCTTTGTGGAAGGAAGACACATCATGAAGCTACGACAGCAGCTGCAGAAACATGGCTACAGCCAATCATTCACCACAGATGAGAAGGGTCTGCTTATTTGGGAAAGCTTTTCTGGAAGGCATTTGTTTTGTCTTAAGTGGTTGAGTTTGAAGTATTCATGTTACTTTTGTCTTTCAGATCCAGAGGAGTTCCTCAGTGTCATCATGCACCACATCCTCGCCCTGGATCCTCTGCTAAAACTGTACACTTACTATAGCTAAATTACTGTCTCCTGCTGTACTGTATAGTATAATGCATTTTGAGACTCATACCTGGAATGCAGACTATTCTTGTGTGTTCTCCCATTTTAGATCAGCTGCAGGTAAAGTGCAGGAGAGTTACTGCTATCAGATTTTCCTGGACCAGAACCACAGACTAGTTCTGCCAACAGTGCAGCAGCTACTAGAACATTCCTTCCACAGTGCAGGTCTTAAGCTGGCAGAGGTGAGAGCACTTCATTGTTAGGCACAAACTTTAAAGTCCcactttcacttttgttttattgcttaacaaattaaaaatataacgaTATTTATCAGAATAGAAGGACAATCCTGTATTATAATATTTCAGTTACCAAAAAAATGgaaactgtttttttccccccacagattAATCCAAAAATGATTTAGCTGTTTTCTCACAGACATGTAATAGACAGACTTGTAATGGTTGGTTCTCCAGTAGATGGCTCTGTGGGGAAGCTTTCTGAGCAGACCACCTGGAATCTGATCACTTGAGCGTATTCAGTCTGTGTGGTCTTTCATCTTATTTCATCGTACCATCACTCCAGGTGCCGTCCTGCCTCATCCTCCAGATGCCTCGCTTTGGGAAGAAATTCAAGATGTTTGACAAAATCATCCCCTCTCTGGAGCTGGATGTCACTGACCTCCTCTCTGAAGGTCAGATTAAGAATACAAACTCACAGCGACTAAATTTAACACAGTGAATACAACGCACGGTGTGTTTTTCAGGTCCCCAGCAGTGCATGCTGTGTGGAACCCTGGCACAGGTTGAGTGCGTTGACTGTTTTAAAGATCCCCTTTTCAGCCCGACAGGATTCAAAGTCTTCTGCGAGAAGTGTTCAAAACAGGTTTGTCATATTGTTTTAACACCTGAAtcattttgtttgtctttggCTTAATTTGTCACGGTAGAGGGAATGTATTGACGTCATTTCTCCATGTGAAACCTCCCACCTCACCACAGTTTCATCAGATTTAGCTGCTATTAGGAGGTAGGACTCAGATATAGAGAGGAAACAAATTAAATCACAATCAAGGCTGATCTGTACTGCAAACAAGTGGTCTGTCAGTGTTGAACATGCACTAAAACTAGAACTTTGACTTAATATAGGTCATCAAATTTTAGACCGAAATCCCAGTTGGTTTGAGAGATATTTGTTAGCTACctgttcagattttttttattattactgtaTAATTATTGTGTATAATATTGTGTATTTATCTGGCTTTGCAACACATGGTGTTGTTTTGCTTGTCTATATATAAAAATCTATGCTTGGCTGCTTTCTGAATCAGTTTGTGCACTGAATTGAACAGCAGCTAATTAACTCTGCTCTTGGTGCATTACATCACCTGCTCACCGTCTGCTGTTTAACTGTTGGTCCTAGTAAGTACTGCTGAAACACTATATCAGTTCAGTGGCATACTATCAAGCCTCTAAATGAAACACTGTGCGaaaatttgaatattttatgaaatatttaaattaatttttgtcAGACATCAACTAGTGTAGGCTAGTGTATGTGAAGTcttcctcctttcctcttaTACATACAGATAGCAAATGAAGGACGTACACAGATAACTAGGTCATCCACTTAAGTAGTGCGTGACTAGAGCTGTGCCTTGTCATGTTGTTGAATACATACATTTTTACATGATATAAAAATGTCACATCACAATATCTGTGATATAGCAACACCATGACTACAATGACTGAAGCCCAAACATATCTAACAGTGAGAGCTGAGTGTGAGGCTCTGATGATGATTTAGTAAAAAGCACAATGCTCTGCAAAATGTGCAAGAAAGCTCTTCTGGAGCACCTGCTAGCACTCCATTCAGGAAGAGCAAACTGGATGGTGGTAAACGAATGCTGTAAGCAGCTGATCAAGGAAAAATATTTctcaatttcaattttattattgaatttatttgttgtattttcaATTAGCTCTGTAACATCAAGTGGATGATATTTGGTAAATGAGTTTTTGTGACTTCAGCAACATCGGTGTCATAGTTTTTGCCAGAAAAACCTAAATACATCTAACAATACACTTTTAAGCAATAAATTGCAAACATGTTATTTGAATCAAATttgatacaaattaaaactcataaataaaaaattatatatattttttatttgttagaaGTTTCGCTAAACACACCATTTTCAAAAATTTTGAATTTTTCAGCATATATTAGAAGGTTCAGGCTTTGCAGTCTTTCTCTTAAAACACTGCTTCAGCTCATGTTTTATCCATTTTCgccgtcttcttcttcttcccagaTGGTCTAATTTGTCTCTGCCAATAAACCATcaacatatatttttattgagaCCAATTTAGCCCTCATGCTACATTTTTGCACAGGGCTGATGTGCTTTGGGACCTGTAAtgcgtattttttttttcccagttgtTGTTAGTGGCCTCTCCAGtgtttctcttttctgtcttctctttcccctgATCCTCCAGCCTAGGAAAATGTCCCACTGGGTATTTCATTGGAATTGAAAGAATCTGAGGCTTTAAACTTTTAATGGTGCCCCAGTGCTTGTTTGGTTTTGGGAACTAAAGGAGCATTTGGACGCAGAGATAGCTAATAATGTCATACTTTAGCTAGGCTAAAGCTGTTTGGGGAGATGTGTTTTGTCCTGTTTCGTGTTGGTAGTCTCTCTGTgctcctcttttctctcttctcattCCTTCCATCATTCACCCTGGTTCTGgtggaggtctcttcctgttttaacaaaaaactttatttcccTCATGTTGTcaccaaatgcttgctcatcGGTGATTGATTGTAGGGATTGTGTCTATACTATTATAGGATCtttatttacaacattataGAGTTGTCTCAAATATCTCCTTTGGTTTAGGGATCATTTATAGACAATGAACTAAAGTTACTAATGTGAAATTTAACAGTGGCTACATAGATATAAAATAGTGACTATTTACAGGTCTAatagtgtgtatgtgttttcaGGTGCACTCCCATCCTCAGCGTCGCAGCCATAAACCAGCATCCCTGGAAATCCCAAAGGGTTATGTTGGACGTAAAAACCCTCACACTATGATCAGAGACAAAATGGAGCTGTTCGCTGTGCTCTGCATCGAGACAAGCCACTATGTGTCCTTCGTCAAATATGGACCAAACACTGAGGACTGGATCTTCTTCGACAGCATGGCAGACAGACAGGGTAAGCGGGATATTTAATATGCATACACAAGTTAGCTCTGAGTGCATTTTGGCTCACTTGTGTGTATTGCGTTCAGGAGAGATGGATGGCTACAACATTCCAGAGGTGCAGCCCTGCCCCGAGGTTGGTGAATACCTGGAAATGTCCCCCTCCGAGCTGGCCAACCAGGCACCTCGAGATATGAAAGGTGTAGCAAAGCGTCTCTTCTGTGATGCCTACATGTACCTGTACCAAAGCACCACTATGTGCCTCTATCGCTGATGGAACTTGAGCACACTGGACGTTTTGCTATTTGTGTAATTTCTTTTTgctgcattgttttttttttcttttgttaacatGCAAATAtcttaaatgtgtgtgtggtgctTGGGTGCTGGAAAAAAATTATAGCGACAATAATTTTCTAATATGGCATGAAGTAGAGGATAAACTGACATTGCTTTCTAAGTAATTTGCACTATAATCTGAAGAAAATAATTACTGGCTTGCAGCATGTGTTGGACATAAATTACATATTGCACTGTAAAAATAGTTTTACAGTTTACTGCTGATGTTTGTAAttactttaaattttatttacaaCTTGTATAGTGAAAGTAAATGAGTTTTGCTGATGAAAAACCCTTCAAAGTAGACAGTAGTGATGATTCAGTACGGTTCATTAAGAATACCATCTAACCAGCTCTATTTTAAAAGCTTATGTTATATGCTGCTGTTATTTTGGCATcagatttggatgttggctggatttctttatatatttagatatattttttttatcttctggtatttaaatttcacacctgaaaatgaaacaatgattttattctTGACAAAGATGTTTCTGTGAGCAACCTAAGAGACGAAAAGATGTTGGGAATAATATCACAGTGGAAAACTGTGCTTGACTGGCTGCTTGGGAGTCCTGGTTGAACTTGTgacctttttctattttttactaTTACTACTTCTGATATTCAGTAAAATAGatgtcataaataaataaatgcaatcaaTAAAACCTTTCATCATCTGTCTTTACTAAAAGAGTTGGACATACAGTGTGCTGATACACATACAGCTTCACAACTATGCAAACTCCACCAACCACGCATCAACCATTTTACCCCAGTGACCGGTGATTTCCAGGCATTTGCTGACTAGTGTCTAGGCCTGTTCAACTGACACCGTATTCAGGAATTTTAACATGTGAGTCCATGAGGACTGATTTCCTTTTGGAACCAGCCTCAACTATCCATTAGAGGAGATTCACTTTTTGGTACTTCATTTTAAGCTTCAGTTGTTGCCACTTCgtgtattttctgttgtcatGTTTTGGTTTTCAAGAGTGCAGGGAAGTGTGTTCTTCCTTGATGAACAAACTGCTATGCCTCAAGAGTTGGcggttcgtcttgtaatcggaaggttgccagttcgagccctggctctgacagtctcggtcgttgtgtccttgggcaagacacttcacccattgcctactgttggtggtcagagggcccggtggcgccagtgtccagcagcctcgcctctgtcagtgcgccccagggcagctgtggctacaatgtagcttgccatcaccagtgtgtgaatgtgtgtgtgaatgagtggaTGATTGAATGtcgtgtaaagcactttgtggtccttagggactagtaaagcgctatacaaatacaggccatttaccatttaaaaacatttccacctctgtttctttctcccaAGAGTAAGCTTGCATGCATAAGTCttgacacatttttgtttcttttctttttttccactttgagCCTGAACATAGTCTCACAGgatgtaaaatatttttttttaatatcacacAGCATGTTCAAAAGGTTAACTTGTGTTGTCTCTTTAAATTATTCCTTTCATATTGTTCTTTTCACACAATAAATAGCCATACTGTTATTCACGTTTCCTTCACTGTCAGTGCTCTCATTAACaatgcttttctttctgacttcaTTGATGTTAGTGTTTCTTttagtgaataaaaaaaatagtggaACGAGCAGGGAAATAACACCTCAGAGTCTTACAGTCAGATCCTAGCTGGAATCTAAAATGCCTGTTGTAACTACATGGACAACAAAATACTGCTATTGTTGACCTTGAGGTGTACTTGGCAGTCCAACAACCGCCGCTTCACTCAGTTCATCAGTCCAACTCTGCGCGTACTACTACTTGCTGTGATGTGAATACACGCAAGTTTTCTTCCATTAAAGTGCAAGCGTCTCCTCAGCTCTGACTCCTATCTCATCTTTCTTTCAGTCGGTGCCTAACTGGATATTTGTCTTCGTTCCGGATGCTTTTGATCCTGCTGCCTACCGTGCTTCCCCTTCATCTTGCTGTGATCAGCTCTCTGAATGACCTCTACATTAGTTAGGAGTGCTGCGCTGAGCTGTGCTTTGTGATGAGTCGGATTCTTTGGTATACTCGAGGGCACGGATGGCTGCAGCAGTTAGGGCAGCCTTGAGTCCTAATACATGGCCCTGCAACTCAACAGCACAGGCTCCTTATAGTCAAACATACTCAGCATATTCAAGCATATTTGCTATTATGCAAAAAAGTATAGATTCTGCAAGTGTGTGTTTACATAAAGGAGACAGTTGTGCTTGTCTGAGCAGCATAGTTGAACTGTTCCTAGGCTTTTTGAAAGAAGCTATTGACTGCATAATAAAACACACAGAACCTAAAGCAGCAGACCTTTTTCCTATCAAAGCCAGCATAACATTTCTAGTCATGCTATGCTGGAGAAAAACAATGATCAGACAATCTCGAGTTATGCGCTTGCTAGGGATGGTAATTGATAGGGGTTTAATGATACTAATGCCATTATCGAATATGCTTATTGattcaattcttttttttatcaattgCCATATGGTTTCTTGACCAAGTTTTATATAAGGAAACGAGTAAAcgccagctactggtagacagagcagtcagctgagactgcaaGACTAGTCTAActaacctgtgcactgcctggattgattacaagaaggcctatgactctaTTGCCCcatacc
This window encodes:
- the cyldl gene encoding ubiquitin carboxyl-terminal hydrolase CYLD, translated to MASTENVYFILTKKPEWISFAKAGSIVYMPENKYISEMKKSPPPLKLRMCLMNYSRIDYDLEANDMEQLCVEEVELLQALPDEAERLRCFRERHDLQAAMQLAIGTEVTVEEAGKKLRGIIHYIGPLKKASISCPIPGYFFGIELQGPDRGKGYCDGTYGGERYFKCDKNCGVFTPFNRVSSLLPPVHKPSLQSERLELGDRVTCFIDDKFRYGMVLDLLEIGGQCFVQISTDKDESGKTGGEVRVPLEAVIKGELIAEGESMDVDTPPEADTDYLYMGLSLNSMVEVTLGEGNTYGIIRWIGKLPDRSETMVGLELDENKGVSDGTFKGQRYFKCPVKRALFVKLSSCRPDSRFQSTSSNHNEKMQPEDTVDQTDHSTAELQTVPPMSTEQVKQLLTGRMKGIQGHCNSCYMDAALFSLFSCSSVLDSMLFKSTTPQDAPIQRTLLNDIVNPLRSNGFVEGRHIMKLRQQLQKHGYSQSFTTDEKDPEEFLSVIMHHILALDPLLKLSAAGKVQESYCYQIFLDQNHRLVLPTVQQLLEHSFHSAGLKLAEVPSCLILQMPRFGKKFKMFDKIIPSLELDVTDLLSEGPQQCMLCGTLAQVECVDCFKDPLFSPTGFKVFCEKCSKQVHSHPQRRSHKPASLEIPKGYVGRKNPHTMIRDKMELFAVLCIETSHYVSFVKYGPNTEDWIFFDSMADRQGEMDGYNIPEVQPCPEVGEYLEMSPSELANQAPRDMKGVAKRLFCDAYMYLYQSTTMCLYR